From Microbacterium rhizosphaerae:
CAGGTCACGCAGCCCTCGAGCTTCTCGAACTCCGAGATCGGCGTCGTGATCACCTCGAGACCGCGGTCGCGGAACAGCTGCGCGGTCTCCGGCGCATCCGACGACATGAGCACGGTCGCATCGTCGAGCACGACGACCGCCGTGCCGTGCTCCTCGGGCACGCCGAGGAACGACGGATAGACGCCCGGATCGTCGACCAGCGGTTCGTAGCCGATGATCGTGCCGTCCGGCAGCGCGGTGACGCCGCTCTTGAGGTGCAGCACCTTGGTGACGGGCACGGCGACGACCTCCCACCCCCGCGGGGCGAGGTGCGCGCGCAGCTGCTCGATGCCGTCGTCGTTGGTGCGCAGGGTGCGGCCGACGTACACGGTGCGCCCGACCTTCAGGACGTCGCCGCCGTCGAGGGTTCCGGGCTGCGCGATCTGCACGGAGGGGATGCCGGCATCCTCGAGCGCCTCGCGCACCGTGTCGATCTCCCCACGGCGCGAGTCGGCGCCGGGGCGAGTGACCACGGCGATGTCGCCGAACATGACCACCGTATCCTCGACGAAGACGCCGTCCGCATGCTCGTCAGCGGCTGCGATGTCGATGACGTCCCACCCGCGCGCGCGATAGACGTCCACGTACCGCTCCCACTGCTCCCGCGCGAGATCGGCGT
This genomic window contains:
- the ddaH gene encoding dimethylargininase — its product is MPRLLVRRPSPRLAEGELTHIERVPVDADLAREQWERYVDVYRARGWDVIDIAAADEHADGVFVEDTVVMFGDIAVVTRPGADSRRGEIDTVREALEDAGIPSVQIAQPGTLDGGDVLKVGRTVYVGRTLRTNDDGIEQLRAHLAPRGWEVVAVPVTKVLHLKSGVTALPDGTIIGYEPLVDDPGVYPSFLGVPEEHGTAVVVLDDATVLMSSDAPETAQLFRDRGLEVITTPISEFEKLEGCVTCLSVRVRA